The sequence below is a genomic window from Flavobacterium sediminilitoris.
AAAAGAAATAGTCTTATAAAAGATTAAAAATTGTATTTTTGCGATTAGAATTTGATTATTATGATTATTATAAAAACCAAAGAAGAAATTGAATTAATGCGTGAAAGTGCATTAATCGTTTCTAAAACATTAGGAATGCTGGCTACAGAAATTAAGCCTGGTGTTACTCCTAACAAACTAGATAAACTAGCTGAAACTTTTATAAGAGACAATGGTGCTATTCCTGGATTCCTAGGGCTGTATGGTTGTCCTTCAACACTTTTAACAAGCGTTAACGAACAAGTAGTTCATGGATTACCTACGGACAGACCTTTAGAAGATGGTGATATTATAGCTGTAGATTGCGGTGCTGTTTTAAATGATTTTTATGGCGATCATGCCTATACATTTGAAGTAGGTGAAGTTTCTGAGGAAACAAAAAAGCTTTTACAAGTTACTAAAGAATCTTTATATATTGGTATCAGAGAAACTAAAGTAGGTAATCGTGTAGAAGATATCGGTTATGCCATTCAACAGTATTGTGAAAAACATGGATATGGAGTTGTTAGAGAACTATGTGGTCATGGATTAGGACGAAAACTTCACGAAGATCCGGAAGTACCAAATTATGGCAAAAGAGGTCGTGGAAAAAAATTAGTAAACGGAATAACAATTGCTATTGAACCTATGATAAATCTTGGTGCTAGAAACATCAGAACTTTGAAAGATGGTTGGACAATTGTTACTGCTGATGGAAAACCTAGTGCACATTTTGAACATGATGTTGCTATTGTAGATGGAAAACCAGAATTGCTTTCCACTTTTGCATATATTTATAAAGCTCTTGGTATAGTAAGCAATGAAGAAAATGAATTTAGACAGGTTCCATTAGTATTGTAAATTTATGAATTGTAAATCTTGTTCATCAGAAATAAAAGAAAACAACCGTTTTTGCTCAAACTGTGGGTCAAAAATTGTCCATGATAGACTTTCTTTAAAAGGAACATGGGAAGAATTCGTTGGTCCTTTTTTTAGCTGGGATAATAATTTCTGGAGAACATTTTTTGATTTATTCACAAATCCTAAAGATGTATTAGAAGCCTATATAAGTGGTGCTAGAAAAAAATATTTTCAACCCTTTTCTTTTATAATTCTATATGCTACTATTGCTGTATTTTTTTATAAGTTTTTTCCGTTGGACATTATAGTGGATTATTCTAAAGATTTTACAGATAGCCTAAACACCTCAAATCCATCAGCAAAATTGCCGAAATTTGACATGAAAAATTATATGGAATCGATAATGAGCTATTATAATTTTCTTGTTTTATTATTAATTCCAGTATACGCCTTAACCAGTCTCATTATATACAATAAAAGAGGACATAATTTTTTTGAACACCTAGTCTTTAATAGCTATATACAAACCAATTTAGGCTTCATAGCTTTAGTGATACAAGTTATTTTGGTTAATATAATTGGAATGTCTTTTATGTCATATTCAGTTTTATTTATGTTTATTCATGTGTTTTTCACAACTTATGTATTCAAAAAACTTTATGACCAAAGTGTAAAGCAAAGTATTTTATCCGGAATTAAATACTTCTTATTGTTCTTAATCTTATATGTTGGTGTATTTCTGATTTCTTCAATAATCTTTGGAATAATAATGTTGATTACTTTATTATAATGAAAAAACTATTTAAACTTATATTAAACACTATTCCAAGACCAATTCTTATACGATTAAGTATTGTAGTTCGTCCTGTTATTGCTTTTTTATTAAAAGGAAACACGTTTACTGATCCTATTGATGGTAGAAGTTTTAAAATGTTTTTACCCTATGGTTATGGTACACAACGAAACAATGTACTTTCACCAAGTACTCTATCTTTAGAAAGACATCGTTTATTATGGTTGTATTTACAAAACGAAACTAATTTCTTTACTTCTGAAAAAAAGTTAGCAGTTTTGCATTTTGCTCCTGAACAAGAGTTTTACAAACGATTTAAAAAACAGAAAAATATAAAATACACTACTACTGATTTGTTATCACCTTTGGCTGATGTAAAAGCTGATATTTGCAATCTACCATTTAAAGATAACGAATATGATATCATTTTTTGCAATCATGTTTTAGAACACATTCCAGATGACACTAAAGCGATGCAGGAATTGTACAGAGTTTTAAAACCTGGCGGAATGGGTATTTTTCAAATTCCTCAAGATTTATCTCGTGAAACAACATTTTCAGATGATTCTATTACTGATGCTAAAGAACGTGCCAAAATTTTTGGTCAATATGATCATGTTAGAGTTTATGGTCGTGATTATTTTGATAAATTAAGAAGTATTGGTTTTAAAGTAGAAGAAGTAGATTATACAAGTACGATTCCATCAGAACTTGTAACGAAATATTGTTTAGCAAAAGGAGAAATTATCCCTGTTTGTTTTAAATAATCTAAACTATATGCCTTTTTCAGAAAATTCTAATCATGCTTTAGCATTTGATCTTTCATTTGATCCTATTTTAGAATCATATATTCCAAATGCTTTCATTGTTGAACAATCGGAAGGTGTTTTGTATTACATTAAAAAAAATGCAAACTCAAAAACAATCTCTGAATTGGATTACAATTTAGAGGCAAATGAATTACAATTACTTACACTTTGTGAAAAATTAAATTCTAAAAATTTACTTTCTAAATATAAAATAAAAAATAAAGTAGCTAAAAGTTTGGAAGTTTTATTAAGTGATGATAAAACTAAGAAAGTAGTTGACCATTATGTTCATTTTATACTTGAATCTTTTTTTAAAATAATTTCAAACACAAAATCACCATTAAGTTTAGACATCAATAAAAAGGATGTTTTTCATAAGCAACAAGTTTCTTTTTCTGATGTTGTTTTAGAACCTAAATTGCGTTTTTCAAAAACACCTGAGAATATTATTTATTGTTTAAGTCTTTTAAATCATAAAACAGTAATTTATCCATTTAAAACTAATTTTAAAATTTTATTTAATGAACCTTCTTGGGTTTCTATTAATAATACAATTTATACTATAAATCATATAAATGGAAATAAGTTAAAACCGTTTCTTTCAAAGAAAGAGGTTTTAATTCCTAATAAAAATAGTATTGAATATTTTAATACTTTTATTAAAAACGTCATCAAAAAAGTTCCTATTGAAGCTGATGGATTTACTGTAGAAACAAATAATAATTGTAAAGGTTGCAGAATAAAACCTATACTTCATCTTCAACATAAAATATATCTTTTAGAAATTATCTTTATATATGAAGATTATGAATTTTCCATTACAGATGAAAAAACGAAACATATTAATCTTAGCCATAATGATTTAGACGAATTTACCGTACATCAAATTATTCGAAATAAAAAGGAAGAAAAAAGAATTGTAAAAGCACTGGAACAATTAGGATTATTTTTTCTTACAGATGCGTTTGCTAGTTTTAATAAAAATCTTACTGAGTTAGACGAATTTTACAACATCACTGAATTAATCAATAATCATGAAAAAATAAGTAATGCTTCAATTGCTATAGATTTACAATTGAATAATACTAAGATTAACACGCACTCTTCTACTATTTCTTCAAATTTTATTGAGAAAAAAGATTGGTTTGACATTGAAATGATTATTGAAATAGAAGATTTTAAATTCCCTTTTTCTAATATTATTTCGCATTTAAAAACAGGAAATCGATTATATGAATTACCCAATGGAAGTCTGTTTCTTATTCCTTTTGAATGGTTTAGTCAGTACAAACCTTTAGCTGATTTTGGAAAAACAAGAAATAACACTATTCAAATTCAAAAGAATCAGTTTACTTTATTAGAAGAAACAGGAATTGCAACAGAAAAGGCTTTCAATAAAGATATTATAGCTTATAACACTACTGGAAATATAAAAGCCACTCTTAGAAATTACCAAGAAGAAGGTGTAAACTGGTTGATTAAAAATTACCAATTAGGTCTTGGATCTTGTTTAGCAGATGACATGGGATTAGGAAAAACCATTCAAAGCTTAGCTTATTTAGATTTTGTTTATACTCATTTTGAAAATGATTTTATTATTACCGAAGAGGTTTCAGATTCTTTAGATTTATTTAGTTCAAACCAACCTAGTATTACTAAAAAACTCAAAGCATTAGTTGTGGCTCCAAGTTCATTAACTTATAACTGGTTTAACGAAACTAAGAAGTTTACACCTCATTTTACGCGATTAAATTATACAGGTTTAGACAGAAAGATAAAACGAAAAAAACTAGATAAAGTAGATCTTGTTTTCACTTCATACAATCTACTTTTAAAAGATATAAATCTTTTAAAAACGCTTCATTTTAATTTTTTAATTATAGATGAAAGTCAGCAAATAAAGAATAGAAATTCACAGATTTACAAAGCTATAAACACTATAAATGCAACTCATAAGGTTTCTTTAAGCGGAACACCTATTGAGAACTCTTTAAGCGATTTATGGAGTCAAATGCAGTTTATAAACCCAAACTTATTAAATACTTATTCTTTTTTTGAATCTCATTTTAAAAAACCAATTGAAAAATCACACAATCTTCAAAAAGTAAAGGAATTAAAATCATTAATTAATCCGTATTTATTAAGACGAACAAAAACGGAAGTTGCTAAAGATTTACCTGAGATATCCGAACAGGTTTTTTATTCTGAAATGACAGATGAACAGAATAAATTATATGAAAATGAGAAATCAATTATTAGAAATTATTTAATTGAAAAACAAATTAACTCTGTTGACCAAAAGCCAAATTCAAAAATATCGATTTTAAATGCGCTTTCTAAATTAAGACAATTAGCGAATCATCCTATATTGATAGGAGAAGAAATGTCTTCTGGTAAATTTACTGATGTGACAGCTTATATTGAAACTTTATTACAAGCGAAACAGAAAGTTTTAATTTTTAGTTCTTATACTTCTCATCTAAAAATTTACACAGATTGGTGCGATAAAAACGGAACACTTTATAGTTTATTAACAGGAAGTACAAAAATAAAAGACAGAGAAACAGAAGTTGCTAATTTTCAAAAAGATGAAAACACATTGCTATTTTTCATTTCACTAAAAGCTGGTGGAGTTGGATTAAACTTAACAAAAGCTTCTTATGTTCTTATTTTAGATCCATGGTGGAATCCGTTTGCCGAACTTCAAGCAATAGGCAGAGCACACAGAATAGGACAGGAAAATCAAGTTAATGTAATTCGTTTTATTGCAAAAGATAGTATTGAAGAGAAAATTAGTCTTCTACAACAATCTAAAAAAGTAATTTCAGATAGTATTATAGAAAATACCATTCCTGAAGAAGTTTTTAATAATATTCATTATATTTTAGAA
It includes:
- the map gene encoding type I methionyl aminopeptidase; translation: MIIIKTKEEIELMRESALIVSKTLGMLATEIKPGVTPNKLDKLAETFIRDNGAIPGFLGLYGCPSTLLTSVNEQVVHGLPTDRPLEDGDIIAVDCGAVLNDFYGDHAYTFEVGEVSEETKKLLQVTKESLYIGIRETKVGNRVEDIGYAIQQYCEKHGYGVVRELCGHGLGRKLHEDPEVPNYGKRGRGKKLVNGITIAIEPMINLGARNIRTLKDGWTIVTADGKPSAHFEHDVAIVDGKPELLSTFAYIYKALGIVSNEENEFRQVPLVL
- a CDS encoding DUF3667 domain-containing protein, translating into MNCKSCSSEIKENNRFCSNCGSKIVHDRLSLKGTWEEFVGPFFSWDNNFWRTFFDLFTNPKDVLEAYISGARKKYFQPFSFIILYATIAVFFYKFFPLDIIVDYSKDFTDSLNTSNPSAKLPKFDMKNYMESIMSYYNFLVLLLIPVYALTSLIIYNKRGHNFFEHLVFNSYIQTNLGFIALVIQVILVNIIGMSFMSYSVLFMFIHVFFTTYVFKKLYDQSVKQSILSGIKYFLLFLILYVGVFLISSIIFGIIMLITLL
- a CDS encoding class I SAM-dependent methyltransferase is translated as MKKLFKLILNTIPRPILIRLSIVVRPVIAFLLKGNTFTDPIDGRSFKMFLPYGYGTQRNNVLSPSTLSLERHRLLWLYLQNETNFFTSEKKLAVLHFAPEQEFYKRFKKQKNIKYTTTDLLSPLADVKADICNLPFKDNEYDIIFCNHVLEHIPDDTKAMQELYRVLKPGGMGIFQIPQDLSRETTFSDDSITDAKERAKIFGQYDHVRVYGRDYFDKLRSIGFKVEEVDYTSTIPSELVTKYCLAKGEIIPVCFK
- a CDS encoding DEAD/DEAH box helicase — protein: MPFSENSNHALAFDLSFDPILESYIPNAFIVEQSEGVLYYIKKNANSKTISELDYNLEANELQLLTLCEKLNSKNLLSKYKIKNKVAKSLEVLLSDDKTKKVVDHYVHFILESFFKIISNTKSPLSLDINKKDVFHKQQVSFSDVVLEPKLRFSKTPENIIYCLSLLNHKTVIYPFKTNFKILFNEPSWVSINNTIYTINHINGNKLKPFLSKKEVLIPNKNSIEYFNTFIKNVIKKVPIEADGFTVETNNNCKGCRIKPILHLQHKIYLLEIIFIYEDYEFSITDEKTKHINLSHNDLDEFTVHQIIRNKKEEKRIVKALEQLGLFFLTDAFASFNKNLTELDEFYNITELINNHEKISNASIAIDLQLNNTKINTHSSTISSNFIEKKDWFDIEMIIEIEDFKFPFSNIISHLKTGNRLYELPNGSLFLIPFEWFSQYKPLADFGKTRNNTIQIQKNQFTLLEETGIATEKAFNKDIIAYNTTGNIKATLRNYQEEGVNWLIKNYQLGLGSCLADDMGLGKTIQSLAYLDFVYTHFENDFIITEEVSDSLDLFSSNQPSITKKLKALVVAPSSLTYNWFNETKKFTPHFTRLNYTGLDRKIKRKKLDKVDLVFTSYNLLLKDINLLKTLHFNFLIIDESQQIKNRNSQIYKAINTINATHKVSLSGTPIENSLSDLWSQMQFINPNLLNTYSFFESHFKKPIEKSHNLQKVKELKSLINPYLLRRTKTEVAKDLPEISEQVFYSEMTDEQNKLYENEKSIIRNYLIEKQINSVDQKPNSKISILNALSKLRQLANHPILIGEEMSSGKFTDVTAYIETLLQAKQKVLIFSSYTSHLKIYTDWCDKNGTLYSLLTGSTKIKDRETEVANFQKDENTLLFFISLKAGGVGLNLTKASYVLILDPWWNPFAELQAIGRAHRIGQENQVNVIRFIAKDSIEEKISLLQQSKKVISDSIIENTIPEEVFNNIHYILE